A single window of Streptomyces sp. NBC_00464 DNA harbors:
- a CDS encoding class F sortase — translation MSQKAKGWLLVVAALAGLWLIRNGADTRLTPPAPASADSFAAGPGLLPGSPVAEPLRPSAPVRIRIPSIRVDAPMMRLGLGPDGSLDVPPAGNTDIVGWYKDGTPPGAKGTAIVAGHVDNAQGPSVFYDLGSMKKGSTVEVLRQDGRTAVFSLDAIEVYDSKDFPDRRVYGASEHASLRLITCGGGFSDATGYEGNVVAYAHLTGVR, via the coding sequence GTGTCCCAGAAGGCCAAGGGCTGGCTGCTCGTCGTCGCGGCGCTGGCCGGTCTCTGGCTGATCCGCAACGGCGCCGACACCCGGCTGACCCCGCCGGCCCCGGCCTCCGCCGACTCCTTCGCCGCCGGTCCCGGACTGCTGCCCGGATCGCCGGTCGCCGAGCCGCTCCGGCCCTCGGCGCCCGTCCGCATCAGGATCCCCAGCATCCGGGTGGACGCCCCGATGATGCGGCTCGGGCTCGGACCGGACGGCAGCCTCGACGTACCGCCGGCCGGGAACACCGACATCGTCGGCTGGTACAAGGACGGCACCCCGCCCGGCGCCAAGGGCACCGCGATCGTCGCCGGTCATGTGGACAACGCCCAGGGCCCGTCCGTCTTCTACGACCTGGGGTCCATGAAGAAGGGCAGCACGGTCGAGGTCCTCCGGCAGGACGGCCGCACCGCCGTCTTCTCCCTCGACGCGATCGAGGTCTACGACAGCAAGGACTTCCCCGACCGGCGGGTGTACGGGGCCTCGGAGCACGCCTCGCTGCGCCTGATCACCTGCGGAGGCGGGTTCTCCGACGCCACGGGCTACGAGGGCAACGTGGTGGCGTACGCCCACCTCACCGGTGTGCGCTGA
- a CDS encoding DUF5990 family protein, producing MQIHIEGSHLPGRDCGPGGDFAGRENIHVGVQRKDRPDGLLGLLPGDAPAARWTLDCTAAGGPDGVEVSGPYVQNRLGGRFVYLSWGTVDGDGLFSMFRRAKLMFADIDADTLEAAARSGHLTARLPLSDDRGQPLCGRVRPPVITWSAAAPA from the coding sequence ATGCAGATCCACATCGAGGGCTCACACCTGCCCGGCCGCGACTGCGGGCCCGGCGGCGACTTCGCCGGTCGCGAGAACATCCATGTGGGCGTCCAGCGCAAGGACCGGCCCGATGGACTCCTCGGGCTGCTCCCGGGCGATGCCCCCGCCGCCCGCTGGACCCTGGACTGCACCGCCGCCGGCGGGCCGGACGGCGTCGAGGTGAGCGGGCCGTATGTGCAGAACCGGCTGGGCGGCCGGTTCGTCTATCTGTCGTGGGGCACGGTCGACGGGGACGGGCTGTTCTCCATGTTCCGGCGGGCCAAGCTGATGTTCGCCGACATCGACGCGGACACCCTCGAAGCGGCCGCGCGCTCCGGGCACCTCACCGCACGGCTGCCGCTCTCCGACGACAGGGGACAGCCGCTGTGCGGCCGGGTGCGGCCGCCCGTCATCACCTGGTCCGCCGCCGCGCCCGCCTGA
- a CDS encoding NADPH-dependent FMN reductase — protein sequence MDLTTAGNTATALPDTAPLKVAVIVASNREGRFAPVVADWFRSRTDGHPGIETDLLDVAGLDLPTALSRRPGPEDQALLAEVSGRLAAADAFVVITPEYNHSYPAPLKNLIDWHFTEWQAKPVAFVSYGGVSGGLRAVEHLRQVFAELHAVSIRDTVSFHNAGALFDDEGRHRDPVGPDAAAKSLLDQLVWWGRALRGARAAHPYGA from the coding sequence ATGGACCTCACCACAGCCGGAAACACGGCCACCGCTCTGCCCGACACCGCCCCCCTGAAGGTCGCGGTCATCGTCGCCAGTAACCGCGAGGGCCGGTTCGCGCCCGTCGTCGCCGACTGGTTCCGCTCCCGGACCGACGGCCACCCCGGCATCGAGACCGACCTGCTCGACGTCGCCGGACTCGATCTCCCAACCGCACTGTCCCGCCGTCCCGGACCCGAGGACCAGGCCCTGCTGGCCGAGGTCTCGGGCCGGCTGGCGGCCGCCGACGCTTTCGTCGTCATCACCCCCGAGTACAACCACTCCTATCCGGCCCCGCTCAAGAACCTCATCGACTGGCACTTCACCGAATGGCAGGCCAAGCCCGTCGCCTTCGTCTCCTACGGAGGGGTGTCCGGCGGTCTGCGCGCGGTCGAGCACCTGCGGCAGGTCTTCGCCGAGCTGCACGCCGTCTCGATCCGCGACACCGTCTCGTTCCACAACGCCGGCGCCCTCTTCGACGACGAGGGCAGGCACCGCGACCCGGTCGGCCCCGACGCCGCGGCGAAGTCCCTCCTGGACCAACTGGTCTGGTGGGGGCGGGCACTGAGGGGCGCCAGGGCCGCGCACCCGTACGGAGCCTGA
- a CDS encoding aminotransferase class IV family protein, with translation MTTPAAAPLPYAEFDGHPATEDDLRAAAFFTYGHFTAMQVRDGRVRGLELHLERLDSGNRELFELPLDGGRVRELVRHALKGAGTADASVRVHGLRPPGAAATTVMVTVRGPARMNPAPVGLKSVPYARTAPHLKRPGDFGQTYYGDLARRAGFDDALLTLPDGEVTEGAITNIGFWDGTSVVWPQAPALLGITMALLEQELPGAGVRSVRRPVTKDGLAAYRSAFVTNSQGMAPVARIDDTAFAVDEELMKRLTAAYETAPWDRV, from the coding sequence ATGACGACTCCAGCAGCCGCACCGCTCCCCTACGCCGAGTTCGACGGGCATCCGGCCACCGAGGACGATCTGCGGGCGGCCGCCTTCTTCACCTACGGCCATTTCACGGCCATGCAGGTGAGGGACGGCCGGGTGCGCGGCCTGGAACTGCATCTGGAACGGCTCGACTCCGGGAACCGGGAGCTCTTCGAACTCCCCCTGGACGGCGGCCGGGTGCGTGAGCTCGTCCGGCATGCGCTGAAGGGTGCGGGGACGGCCGACGCCTCGGTGCGGGTGCACGGACTGCGCCCGCCGGGCGCTGCCGCGACGACCGTCATGGTCACGGTGCGCGGGCCGGCCCGGATGAACCCCGCGCCGGTCGGCCTGAAGTCCGTCCCGTACGCACGCACCGCGCCGCACCTCAAGCGCCCCGGCGACTTCGGCCAGACGTACTACGGGGATCTCGCCCGCCGGGCCGGGTTCGACGACGCGCTGCTGACCCTGCCGGACGGCGAGGTGACCGAGGGCGCGATCACCAACATCGGCTTCTGGGACGGAACTTCTGTCGTCTGGCCACAGGCGCCCGCACTGCTGGGGATCACCATGGCCCTGCTGGAACAGGAGTTGCCCGGCGCGGGCGTGCGGTCGGTGCGCCGCCCGGTGACGAAGGACGGGCTGGCGGCCTACCGGTCCGCGTTCGTCACCAACTCGCAGGGCATGGCGCCGGTCGCCCGGATCGACGACACGGCGTTCGCGGTGGACGAGGAGCTGATGAAGCGGCTGACGGCGGCGTACGAGACCGCCCCCTGGGACAGGGTCTGA
- the cutA gene encoding divalent-cation tolerance protein CutA: MQSPAWLTVLTTTDSEEKAQLLAQGAVEARLAACVQISAPVTSVYRWQNAIETTEEWQLFFKTTAERYDELEAYLQEAHDYDTPEIIALPVLRGSARYLGWVSAETAPVTSL, from the coding sequence GTGCAATCGCCCGCATGGCTGACCGTACTGACCACGACGGACAGCGAGGAGAAGGCCCAGCTCCTGGCGCAGGGCGCGGTGGAGGCGCGGCTGGCCGCCTGCGTACAGATCTCCGCGCCCGTCACCTCGGTGTACCGGTGGCAGAACGCCATCGAGACCACCGAGGAGTGGCAGCTGTTCTTCAAGACGACGGCCGAACGGTACGACGAGCTGGAGGCGTACCTCCAGGAGGCGCACGACTACGACACCCCGGAGATCATCGCCCTGCCGGTACTCCGGGGCAGCGCCCGCTACCTCGGCTGGGTGTCGGCGGAGACGGCCCCGGTGACCTCGCTCTGA
- a CDS encoding sulfite exporter TauE/SafE family protein: protein MPDISLTTLVVLCLAAAAAGWIDAVVGGGGLLLLPALLLGLPHVPAAQILGTNKAVAIVGTSGAAVTYARKAPVKVGTALRIGLAALAGSMTGAFFAAGISSEVLRPVIMVVLLAVAAFVMLRPQFGRAAGDGTAPRVTRARTVTAIVLVGGGIGLYDGLFGPGTGTFLVLALTAVLHLDLVTASATAKIVNVCTNGGALAMFAYQGNVMWQLAALMAVFNLAGGLFGARMALRKGSEFVRGVLLVVVFSLVAKLAFDQWQA from the coding sequence ACCACCCTCGTCGTGCTGTGCCTCGCCGCCGCAGCGGCCGGCTGGATCGACGCAGTGGTCGGGGGCGGCGGGCTGCTCCTGCTGCCCGCGCTGCTGCTCGGACTGCCGCACGTCCCGGCCGCCCAGATCCTCGGCACCAACAAGGCCGTCGCGATCGTCGGCACGTCGGGCGCCGCCGTCACCTATGCGCGCAAGGCCCCGGTGAAGGTCGGCACGGCGCTGCGGATCGGTCTCGCGGCGCTGGCCGGATCGATGACCGGCGCGTTCTTCGCCGCCGGGATCAGCAGCGAGGTGCTGCGCCCGGTGATCATGGTGGTGCTGCTGGCGGTCGCGGCCTTCGTGATGCTGCGGCCCCAGTTCGGCCGGGCGGCCGGGGACGGCACCGCCCCTCGTGTCACCCGGGCCCGCACCGTCACCGCGATCGTCCTGGTGGGCGGCGGCATCGGCCTGTACGACGGGCTGTTCGGACCGGGCACCGGCACCTTCCTCGTACTGGCGCTCACCGCGGTGCTCCACCTCGACCTGGTGACGGCATCGGCCACCGCCAAGATCGTCAACGTCTGCACCAACGGCGGGGCCCTGGCGATGTTCGCCTACCAGGGCAACGTGATGTGGCAGCTGGCCGCACTGATGGCGGTGTTCAACCTGGCGGGCGGCCTGTTCGGGGCGCGGATGGCGCTGCGCAAGGGCAGCGAGTTCGTCCGCGGGGTGCTGCTGGTGGTCGTCTTCTCACTGGTGGCGAAGCTGGCGTTCGACCAGTGGCAGGCCTGA